TTACGAGTGTATGGTTGTTAAGCATATATGTTGATCTACGACCCTGTTAGTCGAGCAGTGTTTTCAAGCATcttctattaaataaaaagaaatttgcATGTGGTACAGTTGCTTTTAAAAGCAAACAGTAATACAAAAGCAAAATCCCAAACATATGGAACTCAAATTTTGGCTACCTCTTCCCCTTTGACGTTTATTTCTAAAGTTGCATATTTTCAATATAGTGACGAATTTTTCCAATACTACTATTTAGTAAGtttagtatttaatttaatggtACGTGTATTTTGATGAGTTCAATTTAATTTTCCTACatctaaagatgaaaatatgttattcaaaaattaaaatctagagATCAAAATAAGTTAAGAATTAATGCAATGACACCTTAACTTTGAAAGAATAGTTTAGAAtttattctaaattaaattCCTCTTTTCCTCTCATGAATTAAATGCTGaatacaaacaaattaattaagtaagtgaaattattgacatttaattaaaagatgGAATTGTCTATTGGTTAGATTCCCAAACGTTAGCTGCCCTTCctgtattttcttttcttttttatgacaATAAAAGTTGCATTCTTGCTATATATTACTTGACCCGATTcccttataattataaatagcataatgatatatatttttaacaaaacgagTTTATTTTAGGAATATTGCCAAGTCTAAAGTTTTTCTTGCTTGAGTCCCAATTAGAAAGGCAGCGCAAATATGGGTGTTCGGTGGACCCTTGAAATGAAGGGTTGGTGGTTTTGCTTCAACAAATACGGGGCATCTTGTCTTAATCATAGTTCAATACATTTTTTCAAggcattataaataatattttgcttTCTAACAAAAACGAGTTTATTTTGGgaatattgcgctacaattttaCTTGCTTGCATTCCAATTAGAAATGTGTAACCGGAAAGGGGTCTTCGGTTGAACAAACATATTGATCCCAAAATGAGAGGTTAGGTGGGTTTGGCTTCAAACCAATACAGTATTATTCCATTTGGATAGAATCAAACTATGAACTGAAACTTGAACCATCAGCTGTAAGAGAACCGAGaagattaaaattattgatttaatgCCTAACACACCATCATTAATATACTTCTACTTGAAGTGCAGATCAAACCGCTGCAAGTCTTAGAAGGAGGGCACGTTATGACACAGCCTAGCTATATGTCTGTCAATTATCATTGGTAAAATTTGACATGTAGAAGGCACATTATGACATTAATGatgcttcaatttttttattttttttatcaggcaCTCAGTTCAACCAATAGTTAGACTgttaactaattaatatatGATGCTTCTATTGCTATAGCAGAGAGCTTATATTCTTGAAGCTGTAAGCAATTTAAATCTATAAAGTTTTTTTACTGATATTTATCGTAATTTCGGTGAAGATTGATTTGAAGTGAGATAGATATTGGTACGTAAGTAGGTATGATCACATCTTCATTCTTCGCTCAAGTTAACTGATGAGTCTGAAAGGGTAAACTTAACAACAACTAATTAACAAGTGTCACTTTCCCGTTGCGGTACTTTTGTGAGACATCAGTTGCCAGGGTGCCAGCTAATGTCGTGTCTCTCACTTtattaactcctgtcatgtgctTATCACACTTAGATTCTCTGCCAGCTCTACCAGCATCTTGTTACATTTAAGAGTATCTATAATctatacttatttattttaattttatagatatattaattttatgtagttttaaagattatatataaaaatttattttaatgttgagATTGTTAAAATaagtgattaatttaattttataagtcctaccatacttaaaaaatattatttatgatataaatttgttaaaCGATGATTGTTTATATTAGCAACACTGTCATCTATCTCATGTTTTAAAcattatatacataaatatattttaatgctaaaattattaaaatgagtgattaatttaattttataaaccttaaaatactttaaaaatattattcatggtatatatttattaaacaatgattatttatgctaaaaatattatgtcatttgttttagtaaaataaattaaacaatattatttaaagttaaGCAACATATATAAGCATGCATCTTCAATAGAAATGTTCtaacaagttttgttttctaGTAAACTCTCTCAAATTTTTTTCTGATTTCAAAAGCTTGAGggaatttgttgaaaatatatagatgtataatttgaatttgaataacttagtttttagaaattaaatgttattatagttcaaaattttagaatattattgtATTTAGATAAGGATAAGATATTgttcttagaattatttttttctaggtGTTAAAGACTAATTTTAGCCATGGTGTGTGGTTGTTATtagtcaaaaaaaattattcttatcatTTACTTTAGCAGGTTagtgatttgattttttaagattaaagtaatattaatatttgaattttgttacattttttctATATACAAAGTTAATGAATAAAAGTTCTATGAAATCCTACATATAATACATCTGTTACTATACTCTTCttcttttgaaatatattttttgcataaaaaatcaataattggtGTCAAAGTTATCTTCTTACAGACTTGAGAAGATAGAAGTCAAAGTAAGTTTTTTACAAGTTGTTCTTTGATGGCAAAAGCTATGATCTTTGGAGTCATACTTAAGAGACTTTAGATCTTCGGGAAGTTGCAGAAGAGGATTACGATGTTCCTGCACTACTGACAATCCCACCTTGGTCCAggtaaaaattcaaaaagaaaaagaaaagacaaagaCAAAAACATGTATATTTGTTGGTGTTTCACAAATTATTTTCACCATAATCATCACTatcaaaacaacaaaatcaatttgGGATCATTTGAAGGAAGAATATGCAGAAGAAGATGAAAGGATTCGAAGTGTTACATGCATTACAAGCACTTGAGCATAGAGGGCTTACGAAACAAGAAAAAACTATGAAGGATGCTTCCATGCCAAAATGAGGTGAAAAAAACAAGAACGagtaaaagatttttaaaataacgaCCAAAGCAATAATAATAGTTAGCTTTTCCACCATGtacttattagttattactGAAAATgctaatcatctataaaggacAAGTTGGTAGAGGCCTGATGCAAAATGCTACAAGTGGGATGATTATGACATATGGAGAAGATATGCAAGTTTCATCAACAAGTAGAGGCCAAGGTTGTTGGGGATCAACAAAAACATGAACAATGACATGTTTTACGACCAACAACTCTATAAAAGCAGCTTTAGCTTATTCACAGTGATTTATAAACCATATGACTTATGATCGAGTGTTTTTCGATcaaagagttttaaaaaaaattgttatcttTATtggaaaatattcaaatttgttaaaaataaagataaattataatatataaatgaggAATAATCCTCACCTCTTGAGTTAACTTTTAGAATTGAGTACTTCTCACATTATTTATTCAAAGATGGTATAAGAAGCAAATAAATAATCACAATTTAGAACCATTCAtatcttgattattcttaatTATCATTTAGATTTAAGTTGTTAGCCGTGTGATTAATGTtagtatttgaaatttttgtaaCACTTTGCTATGTATATGAGCAATAAAAGTTTTAGAAATTTCTCCCTATAATACATTTCCTCtttctcttaaaaatatattttctaagaataaaacataattaattcacAACAGTGACAACATCACAAAATTTAGGGAATTAATACTTTCCCAACTCCCGCGGCACAGCTTGAACTTCAACTATAATGATATTACAACAATTTatagtataaattaatttaaacttgaaagatGTTTATTTGATATACAAGCTTATGATGATATGATGGTGAttgattgttattattgataacAATTTATGCCTTGATAGAGGGCTTGGAGTTGATGGGAATAATCAAAACCAGAAGAAGGGTGGCGGGCAGCTccagtaataaaataaaaaagcacgCCTCAGCCGTTGGTTGGTTTATCTGTAATCAGCTTAGAACTGAACTGGGCTAGAGAAAGTTTGGCCGAATGTCCAACTTGCTGGAACAATATCTTGGAAAACTCTGGTCTCTCCATCAGTGGTGGTGACCCTGAAGGACAAAGATTGACCATTCAAATACGCATTGGATTGCCAATTAGAACCCCAATTTCTTGACATTGCCATCCATCCAGTTTTTGAGCCTTTAATGAACACTGATTGGATGGATCCAGCACCCCCCACATTGCTGATCAATACTAGCTCAAAGTAGTCCCTCCCATTCACACTGAACCTAACCCCTCCATGCTTTTTGCATGGAACCCTGTaacaataattgataaaaatgttACTTCTTGCTGTCTCTAATATAAGTAACAAgaatttcttattcttttaaatataaataaatttcaattatttacatctcatttaataaaattttcccaaaatactttttatttaataagactgcaaaaatttatatttaatatcaagGTTTTAATGATGGatagtttaagaaaaatatttattttttaattaaaaataaaataatttaatgctgttaattgattttcttaataataagtgtgaagtatgttttctatttttacttataattaaaatagGAAGGAGCATGTAAATGCACACAAGGTCGGcaatattaatattgttatttttttttcctagtgTATGACGACAACAATGAAATTAGAACTAAGATCTCCTGTAAACTAGTCAAACTCTTCACCACTACTAGACTGTTATGCTAAGAATGTTATATAATAGTATTAGTAAGGTAGAGAAAGAGAATGTATTCAAACCTTTGAAATAGCACGGGGACGATCCCTCCTCTGTAAATACCAATCTTTTCCCAAGCGGGTTGGGCCATATCAAAATGCTTGAGTGGTGGGTTGCACCAGCCTCCATTGTTGTTAGGAAGGGCGAAATTGGGAGGGCAAAAGTTTGTGGCAGTTACGGTTACAGATCTTCCTTTGATGCACCATCTAGAGTCTGATTTGTAATCACATATAATTTTGTAGCACTGACCACAGGAAgctccatcattaaataaggcAGTGCTTAAAGCTGCAGTTCTAGTTCCATACCCAGTTGCATACAGATTCCCATACCCACAAGCTCCCCCTGCACTcatacacacaaaaaataaattcaatgttGGAAGAGTAGtagggtaaaaaaaaatttaaaaaaaatatttactgtaAAGTtatgaaaaacataattttacacctcctattaaacatattttttatttcttaactaatctattaagaactccgattaaatttaaaaagaaaaaaaagaaaaagaatatagtGTTAAAAGGTTAAGTCTGAATGGCTTACCCATAGTTCCTGAAGCATCACTACCCCCATAAAAAGTGGCATGGGCATTGGTCCATCCAGAAGGTGAGAAGGCATAGGTAGTGATTGTGAAACAGCATAATCCAATGAGGCTACCCAAAACAAGCATGATTTtgcccatttttttttcttgcttgcTGAATGCCTAATGATGAGAGGTTGAAGGATATATGATATGACTAGAATTT
This region of Glycine soja cultivar W05 chromosome 17, ASM419377v2, whole genome shotgun sequence genomic DNA includes:
- the LOC114392564 gene encoding expansin-A11-like translates to MGKIMLVLGSLIGLCCFTITTYAFSPSGWTNAHATFYGGSDASGTMGGACGYGNLYATGYGTRTAALSTALFNDGASCGQCYKIICDYKSDSRWCIKGRSVTVTATNFCPPNFALPNNNGGWCNPPLKHFDMAQPAWEKIGIYRGGIVPVLFQRVPCKKHGGVRFSVNGRDYFELVLISNVGGAGSIQSVFIKGSKTGWMAMSRNWGSNWQSNAYLNGQSLSFRVTTTDGETRVFQDIVPASWTFGQTFSSPVQF